The following coding sequences are from one Streptomyces sp. NBC_00536 window:
- a CDS encoding enoyl-CoA hydratase family protein produces MGVSTSSPGKGIALVTVDYPPVNALPVQGWYDLADALRAAGRDPEVRCVVLAAEGRGFNAGVDIKEMQRDTGHGALIGANRGCYEAFAAVYECEVPVVAAVHGFCLGGGIGLVGNADAIVAGDDATFGLPELDRGALGAATHLSRLVPQHLMRALYYTSRTATAAELHAHGSVWKVVPPGALRAAALELAAEIALKDGYLIRLAKAAINGIDPVDVRRSYRFEQGFTFEANLSGVADRVRDTFGGEER; encoded by the coding sequence ATGGGTGTCTCCACCTCAAGCCCCGGCAAGGGCATCGCACTCGTCACAGTCGACTACCCACCGGTCAACGCCCTGCCCGTACAAGGCTGGTACGACCTCGCCGACGCCCTGCGCGCCGCGGGCCGCGACCCCGAGGTCCGCTGCGTGGTCCTGGCCGCCGAGGGCCGCGGCTTCAACGCGGGCGTCGACATCAAGGAGATGCAGCGCGACACCGGGCACGGCGCGCTCATCGGCGCCAACCGCGGCTGCTACGAGGCCTTCGCGGCCGTGTACGAATGCGAGGTCCCGGTGGTCGCCGCCGTGCACGGCTTCTGCCTGGGCGGCGGCATCGGCCTGGTCGGCAACGCGGACGCGATCGTCGCCGGCGACGACGCCACCTTCGGGCTGCCGGAGCTGGACCGGGGCGCGCTCGGCGCGGCCACCCACCTGTCCCGGCTGGTCCCCCAGCACCTGATGCGCGCCCTGTACTACACCTCGCGCACCGCGACGGCCGCCGAACTGCACGCGCACGGCTCGGTGTGGAAGGTGGTTCCGCCGGGCGCCCTGCGCGCGGCGGCCCTGGAGCTGGCCGCCGAGATCGCGCTCAAGGACGGCTATCTGATCCGCCTGGCCAAGGCGGCGATCAACGGCATCGACCCCGTGGACGTGCGGCGCAGCTACCGCTTCGAGCAGGGCTTCACCTTCGAGGCCAATCTCAGCGGGGTCGCCGACCGGGTCCGCGACACCTTCGGAGGCGAGGAGCGCTGA
- a CDS encoding NAD(P)H-dependent flavin oxidoreductase, whose protein sequence is METALTKLVGIEHPIVQTGMGWVAGPRLVSAAANAGALGILASATMTVDQLRSAVQEVKSRTQAPFGVNLRADAGDAAERAQLIIDEGVRVASFALAPSRELIARLKDAGVVVIPSIGARRHAEKVAAWGADAVIVQGGEGGGHTGDVATTVLLPQVVDAVDIPVIAAGGFRDGRGLVAALAFGAAGIAMGTRFLLTSDSTVPDPVKARYLAAGVKDVTVTTAVDGLPHRMLRSELVISLERAGRTRALAKAVRHAAAFRRISGLSWPQMVRDGLAMKHGKDLSWSQVLLAANTPMLLKASMVEGRTDLGVMASGQVAGVIEDLPSCAELVARVMAEAHAVLRALPPAG, encoded by the coding sequence ATGGAGACCGCCCTCACCAAGCTCGTCGGCATCGAGCACCCCATCGTCCAGACCGGCATGGGCTGGGTCGCGGGCCCGCGCCTGGTGTCCGCCGCCGCCAACGCCGGCGCGCTCGGCATCCTGGCCTCCGCCACGATGACCGTCGACCAGCTGCGCAGCGCGGTGCAGGAGGTCAAGTCCCGTACGCAGGCACCCTTCGGGGTCAATCTGCGCGCGGACGCCGGGGACGCGGCCGAGCGGGCGCAGCTGATCATCGACGAGGGGGTGCGCGTCGCGTCCTTCGCGCTCGCGCCGTCCAGGGAGCTGATCGCGCGGCTCAAGGACGCGGGCGTGGTGGTCATCCCGTCCATCGGGGCGCGCCGGCACGCGGAGAAGGTCGCGGCCTGGGGCGCGGACGCCGTGATCGTGCAGGGCGGGGAGGGCGGCGGGCACACCGGGGACGTGGCCACGACCGTACTGCTGCCGCAGGTCGTGGACGCGGTGGACATCCCGGTGATCGCCGCGGGCGGCTTCCGCGACGGGCGCGGTCTGGTCGCCGCCCTCGCCTTCGGGGCGGCGGGCATCGCGATGGGCACCCGGTTCCTGCTGACCTCCGATTCGACCGTCCCGGACCCGGTCAAGGCGCGCTACCTCGCGGCGGGCGTCAAGGACGTCACGGTGACGACGGCCGTGGACGGGCTGCCGCACCGGATGCTGCGCAGCGAGCTGGTCATCTCCCTGGAGCGGGCGGGCCGTACCCGGGCGCTGGCCAAGGCGGTCCGGCACGCGGCGGCCTTCCGCCGGATCTCGGGGCTGAGCTGGCCGCAGATGGTCCGCGACGGGCTCGCGATGAAACACGGCAAGGACCTGTCCTGGAGCCAGGTCCTGCTCGCCGCCAACACCCCCATGCTCCTCAAGGCGTCCATGGTCGAGGGCCGTACGGACCTCGGCGTCATGGCATCCGGCCAGGTCGCGGGCGTGATCGAGGACCTTCCGTCCTGTGCGGAACTCGTCGCCCGCGTCATGGCCGAGGCACACGCAGTGCTCCGCGCCCTGCCTCCGGCAGGGTGA
- a CDS encoding cold-shock protein — MALGTVKWFNSEKGFGFIEQDGGGPDVFAHYSNIATQGFRELQEGQRVSFEVTQGQKGPQAENILPA, encoded by the coding sequence ATGGCACTTGGCACCGTGAAGTGGTTCAACTCGGAAAAGGGCTTCGGCTTCATCGAGCAGGACGGCGGCGGCCCGGACGTCTTCGCGCACTACTCGAACATCGCCACCCAGGGCTTCCGTGAGCTCCAGGAGGGCCAGCGCGTGTCCTTCGAGGTCACCCAGGGCCAGAAGGGCCCGCAGGCCGAGAACATCCTGCCTGCCTGA
- a CDS encoding tyrosine-protein phosphatase, which translates to MSRARIRLAATGVLLSALAVGTLPVGAAYAAPTATARHQQHPYPYPYPYQQQLAETIRQIPLQGAVNVRDIGGYRTLLGGQVRQGLVYRSDALSKLTDADLTTVSGLGLTKVVDFRIPMELQYDGADRLPAGLTPTSRQVSDLGLYGTLVGAIATGDPVKQEQILGGGRAEAYMRDIYRTFVTSPDSRAQFAATLREIADGAQGPLLYHCTSGKDRTGWMSYVLLRALAVPQPTAERDYLASNTFRAAYDAQVRAGLKQSGRMQNPDLLIPLQEVRQDYLDSATAQLEADYGSFYGYLTDGLGLDLKTLAKLQTKLVRS; encoded by the coding sequence ATGAGCCGTGCCCGAATCCGCCTGGCGGCGACCGGAGTGCTTCTCTCCGCGCTCGCCGTCGGCACCCTGCCCGTCGGCGCCGCGTACGCCGCGCCGACGGCCACCGCCCGGCACCAGCAGCACCCGTACCCGTACCCGTACCCGTACCAGCAGCAGCTGGCGGAAACGATCCGCCAGATCCCCCTCCAGGGCGCGGTCAACGTCCGTGACATCGGCGGGTACCGCACCCTCCTCGGCGGCCAGGTCCGCCAGGGCCTCGTCTACCGTTCCGACGCGCTGAGCAAGCTGACCGACGCGGACCTCACCACGGTCTCCGGTCTCGGCCTCACGAAGGTCGTCGATTTCCGCATCCCCATGGAACTCCAGTACGACGGCGCCGACCGGCTGCCCGCCGGGCTGACCCCCACGTCGCGCCAGGTCAGCGACCTGGGCCTGTACGGGACCCTGGTCGGCGCCATCGCCACCGGCGACCCGGTCAAGCAGGAGCAGATCCTCGGCGGCGGCCGCGCCGAGGCCTACATGCGCGACATCTACCGCACCTTCGTCACCAGCCCCGACAGCCGGGCGCAGTTCGCGGCGACCCTGCGGGAGATCGCGGACGGCGCGCAGGGACCGCTGCTCTACCACTGCACCTCCGGCAAGGACCGGACGGGCTGGATGAGCTACGTCCTCCTGCGGGCCCTGGCCGTGCCGCAGCCCACGGCCGAGCGCGACTACCTGGCCTCGAACACCTTCCGCGCGGCGTACGACGCCCAGGTCCGGGCGGGGCTCAAACAGTCCGGCCGGATGCAGAACCCGGACCTGCTGATCCCGCTCCAGGAGGTCCGCCAGGACTACCTGGACTCGGCGACGGCGCAGCTGGAGGCCGACTACGGGAGCTTCTACGGCTATCTGACGGACGGCCTCGGGCTGGACCTGAAGACCCTGGCGAAGCTCCAGACGAAGCTGGTCCGGTCGTAG
- a CDS encoding CoA-transferase subunit beta, with the protein MTTPATAATSAATRADHCVIACAEAWRDNGEVLASPMGLIPSIGARLARRTFSPDLLLTNGEAFLVGPDGAIEGWLPYRQHLAMVTGGKRHVMMGASQIDRFGNQNISCIGDWEQPARQLLGVRGAPVNTLNNPVSYWIPKHSSRVFVERVDMVSGVGYDRAAAAGPSATRFHRIPRVVTNLGVFDFETPDRSMRIASLHPGVTVEEVRAATGFDLTGISEGECAYTREPTAAELRLIHEELDPRATRLREVPA; encoded by the coding sequence GTGACGACCCCAGCGACAGCAGCGACTTCCGCGGCCACCCGCGCCGACCACTGCGTGATCGCCTGCGCCGAGGCCTGGCGGGACAACGGCGAGGTGCTCGCGAGCCCCATGGGCCTGATCCCCTCCATCGGCGCCCGGCTCGCCCGCCGCACCTTCTCCCCCGACCTGCTGCTGACCAACGGCGAGGCGTTCCTGGTCGGCCCGGACGGGGCCATCGAGGGCTGGCTGCCCTACCGCCAGCACCTGGCCATGGTCACCGGCGGCAAGCGGCACGTGATGATGGGCGCGAGCCAGATCGACCGGTTCGGGAACCAGAACATCTCCTGCATCGGCGACTGGGAGCAGCCCGCCCGGCAGCTGCTCGGCGTGCGCGGGGCCCCCGTCAACACCCTGAACAATCCGGTGAGTTACTGGATCCCCAAGCACTCCTCGCGGGTGTTCGTGGAGCGCGTGGACATGGTCTCGGGCGTGGGCTACGACCGCGCCGCCGCGGCGGGCCCCTCCGCGACCCGCTTCCACCGCATCCCGCGCGTGGTGACCAACCTCGGCGTGTTCGACTTCGAGACCCCGGACCGCTCGATGCGGATCGCCTCCCTGCACCCGGGGGTGACGGTCGAGGAGGTCCGCGCGGCCACCGGCTTCGACCTCACGGGGATCAGCGAGGGGGAATGCGCGTACACCCGCGAGCCGACCGCCGCCGAACTGCGCCTGATCCACGAGGAACTCGACCCGCGCGCCACCCGCCTGCGCGAGGTGCCCGCGTAA
- a CDS encoding SDR family oxidoreductase — MNATAPRYVAGHGLLTDRAAVITAAAGAGIGGATARRFLEEGARIVIGDAHARRLKETEEALAAEFGADRVTSLPCDVTDEEQVTALFTLAERTHGGLDIVVNNAGLGGTAALVDMTDEQWTRVLDVTLNGTFRCTRAALRSLRAAGNGGVIVNNASVIGWRAQSGQAHYAAAKAGVMALTRCAALEAAEFGVRINAVAPSLAMHPHLVKVTSAELLDELTAREAYGRYAEPWEVANVIVFLASGYASYMTGETVSVSSQHA; from the coding sequence ATGAACGCCACCGCTCCCCGGTACGTCGCCGGGCACGGGCTGCTGACGGACCGCGCGGCCGTGATCACCGCGGCGGCCGGGGCCGGGATCGGCGGGGCCACCGCCCGCCGCTTCCTGGAGGAGGGGGCCCGTATCGTCATCGGCGACGCGCACGCCCGCCGCCTCAAGGAGACCGAGGAGGCGCTCGCCGCCGAGTTCGGCGCCGACCGGGTCACCTCCCTGCCCTGCGACGTCACCGACGAGGAGCAGGTCACGGCCCTGTTCACGCTCGCCGAACGCACCCACGGCGGCCTGGACATCGTCGTCAACAACGCCGGTCTGGGCGGTACCGCCGCCCTCGTCGACATGACCGACGAGCAGTGGACCAGGGTCCTCGACGTCACCCTGAACGGCACCTTCCGCTGCACCCGCGCCGCCCTGCGCTCGCTCCGGGCGGCGGGCAACGGCGGGGTGATCGTCAACAACGCCTCCGTCATCGGCTGGCGCGCCCAGAGCGGCCAGGCCCACTACGCCGCCGCCAAGGCCGGGGTGATGGCGCTGACCCGCTGCGCGGCCCTGGAGGCCGCGGAGTTCGGCGTACGGATCAACGCGGTCGCCCCCAGCCTCGCCATGCACCCGCACCTGGTGAAGGTCACCAGCGCGGAACTCCTGGACGAGCTGACGGCGCGGGAGGCCTACGGGCGCTACGCCGAGCCGTGGGAGGTCGCCAACGTCATCGTGTTCCTGGCCAGCGGCTACGCGTCGTACATGACCGGCGAGACCGTATCGGTCAGCAGCCAGCACGCGTAG
- a CDS encoding acetyl-CoA C-acetyltransferase has product MPEAYIVDAVRTPVGRRKGGLSGVHPADLGAHVLKALMERSGVDPAAVEDVVFGCLDTVGPQAGDIARTAWLAAGLPEEVPGVTVDRQCGSSQQAVHFAAQGVLSGTQDLVVAGGTQNMSMIPIAFASRQAAEPLGLTEGPYAGSAGWRARYGDAPVNQFHGAQLIAEKWGISRLDMEEFALRSHQRALRAIDEGRFARETVAYGDVRTDEGPRRDTTLEKMAGLKPVVEGGTITAAVSSQVSDGAAAMLIASERAVAEHGLTPRARIHHLSVRGEDPIRMLSAPIPATAYALKKTGMSLADIDLVEINEAFAPVVLAWLKATGADPERVNVNGGAIALGHPLGATGVKLMTTLLHELERTGGRYGLQTMCEGGGQANVTIIERL; this is encoded by the coding sequence ATGCCCGAGGCCTACATAGTCGACGCGGTACGCACCCCCGTGGGCCGCCGCAAGGGAGGCCTGTCCGGGGTCCACCCGGCGGACCTCGGCGCCCATGTCCTCAAGGCCCTCATGGAGCGGTCCGGGGTGGACCCGGCCGCCGTCGAGGACGTGGTCTTCGGCTGCCTCGACACGGTGGGCCCGCAGGCCGGTGACATCGCCCGGACCGCGTGGCTGGCCGCGGGGCTGCCCGAGGAGGTCCCCGGCGTCACCGTCGACCGCCAGTGCGGCTCCTCCCAGCAGGCCGTCCACTTCGCGGCGCAGGGCGTCCTGTCCGGCACCCAGGACCTGGTGGTCGCGGGCGGCACCCAGAACATGTCGATGATCCCGATCGCCTTCGCCTCCCGGCAGGCCGCCGAACCGCTCGGCCTCACCGAGGGCCCCTACGCGGGCTCCGCGGGCTGGCGCGCCCGCTACGGCGACGCCCCCGTCAACCAGTTCCACGGCGCCCAGCTGATCGCCGAGAAGTGGGGGATCTCCCGCCTCGACATGGAGGAGTTCGCCCTGCGCTCGCACCAGCGGGCGCTGCGCGCCATCGACGAGGGCCGTTTCGCGCGCGAGACCGTCGCCTACGGGGACGTCCGCACCGACGAGGGCCCGCGCCGGGACACCACCCTGGAGAAGATGGCGGGCCTGAAGCCCGTCGTGGAGGGCGGCACCATCACCGCGGCCGTCTCCTCCCAGGTCTCCGACGGCGCCGCCGCGATGCTCATCGCCTCGGAGCGGGCCGTCGCCGAACACGGCCTCACCCCGCGCGCCCGCATCCACCACCTCTCGGTCCGCGGCGAGGACCCCATCCGGATGCTGTCCGCACCGATCCCCGCGACGGCGTACGCACTGAAGAAGACCGGGATGTCGCTGGCCGACATCGACCTGGTGGAGATCAACGAGGCCTTCGCGCCGGTGGTCCTCGCCTGGCTGAAGGCGACCGGAGCGGATCCCGAACGGGTGAACGTCAACGGCGGAGCGATCGCCCTGGGGCACCCGCTGGGGGCCACCGGGGTCAAGCTGATGACGACGCTGCTGCACGAGCTGGAGCGCACCGGGGGCCGCTACGGACTCCAGACGATGTGCGAAGGCGGAGGTCAGGCCAACGTGACCATCATCGAACGGCTCTGA
- a CDS encoding SDR family oxidoreductase, giving the protein MELDGRVVVVTGGTRGVGAGIARSFLAAGARVVVCARRPPDEPVVADGREALFQALDLRDPAAVGEFFAAVAERYGRLDCLVNNAGGTPYRLLGEGEAERHARVLALNLTAPMTASLAAYPFLREAGGPAGGSAGGSVVMIGSVSGTRPSPGTAAYGAAKAGLENLARSMAVEWAPDVRVNTLVLGMVRTELSHLHYGDESGIAAVGATVPLGRLAEPSDVGAAAVFLASDRAAYVSGASLLLHGGGERPAFLDAATANKDTNTDTKEN; this is encoded by the coding sequence ATGGAGCTGGACGGGAGGGTCGTCGTCGTCACCGGCGGCACCCGGGGCGTCGGCGCCGGGATCGCCCGGTCGTTCCTCGCGGCGGGCGCGCGGGTCGTCGTATGCGCCCGCCGCCCCCCGGACGAGCCGGTGGTGGCGGACGGTCGCGAGGCCCTCTTCCAGGCCCTCGACCTGCGCGATCCGGCGGCGGTGGGGGAGTTCTTCGCGGCCGTCGCCGAGCGGTACGGGCGCCTCGACTGCCTGGTCAACAACGCGGGCGGCACCCCCTACCGGCTGCTCGGCGAGGGCGAGGCGGAACGGCACGCGCGGGTCCTCGCCCTCAACCTGACCGCCCCGATGACCGCCTCGCTCGCCGCGTACCCGTTCCTGCGGGAGGCGGGCGGCCCGGCGGGCGGCTCGGCAGGCGGCTCGGTGGTCATGATCGGCAGCGTCAGCGGCACCCGCCCCTCGCCGGGCACCGCCGCCTACGGGGCCGCGAAGGCCGGGCTGGAGAACCTGGCCCGCTCGATGGCCGTCGAATGGGCCCCCGACGTACGCGTCAACACCCTGGTGCTGGGCATGGTCCGCACCGAACTGTCCCACCTGCACTACGGGGACGAGAGCGGGATCGCGGCCGTCGGCGCCACCGTCCCGCTCGGCCGCCTCGCCGAACCCTCCGACGTGGGCGCGGCGGCCGTCTTCCTGGCCTCCGACCGAGCCGCGTACGTGAGCGGCGCGAGCCTGCTGCTGCACGGCGGCGGCGAACGCCCCGCCTTCCTGGACGCCGCCACCGCAAACAAGGACACGAACACGGACACCAAGGAGAACTGA
- a CDS encoding TetR/AcrR family transcriptional regulator yields the protein MPTNQKKQQVTASPERRRELLAVAAEVFAAQGYNATTVRKIADAAGMLAGSLYYHFDSKESMLDEILSTFLNELWQGYDTVLDAGLGPRETIEALVTESFREIDRHRAAVAIYQKEARHLSAQPRFHYLSDSQVKFEKAWLGTLERGVAAEVFRADLDIRLTYRFVRDTVWVAASWYRPGGQHSPEEIARQYLSMVLDGIALRT from the coding sequence GTGCCAACGAACCAGAAGAAGCAGCAGGTGACGGCCTCGCCGGAACGCCGGCGGGAACTCCTCGCCGTAGCCGCCGAGGTCTTCGCCGCCCAGGGCTACAACGCCACCACCGTCCGCAAGATCGCCGACGCCGCCGGGATGCTCGCCGGCAGCCTCTACTACCACTTCGATTCCAAGGAATCGATGCTGGACGAGATCCTCTCGACCTTCCTGAACGAGCTGTGGCAGGGCTACGACACCGTGCTCGACGCCGGGCTCGGCCCCAGGGAGACCATCGAGGCCCTCGTCACCGAATCCTTCCGGGAGATCGACCGGCACCGCGCCGCCGTCGCGATCTACCAGAAGGAGGCCCGGCACCTGTCCGCGCAGCCCCGCTTCCACTACCTCTCGGACTCGCAGGTCAAATTCGAGAAGGCGTGGCTGGGGACGCTGGAGCGGGGGGTCGCCGCCGAGGTCTTCCGCGCCGACCTGGACATCCGCCTCACCTACCGCTTCGTGCGCGACACGGTGTGGGTGGCGGCGTCCTGGTACCGGCCGGGCGGCCAGCACAGCCCCGAGGAGATCGCCCGCCAGTACCTCTCGATGGTCCTGGACGGGATCGCGCTCCGTACCTGA
- a CDS encoding DEAD/DEAH box helicase, protein MTSSSSARPSRRPVRGRGAAQGRPKAGGGRPKGGSAQPARPQEFTMPDPIAPALPPVAAFADLDMPAALLKTLAAQGVTEPFPIQASTLPNSLAGRDLLGRGRTGSGKTLAFGLALLARTAGRRAQPKAPLALVLVPTRELAQQVTDALTPYATAVNLRITTVVGGMSINRQSGALRRGAEVLVATPGRLKDLIERGDATLDQVSITVLDEADQMTDMGFMPQVTALLKQVEPGGQRMLFSATLDKNVDKLVKMFLDDPVSHSVDPSAGAVTTMEHHVLYVMDETDKKAVATRIAARDGRVIMFVDTKRGVDRMVKKLLADGVRASGLHGGRSQPQRNRTLDWFKTGEVTALVATNVAARGIHIDDLDLVVNVDPPTDHKDYLHRGGRTARAGESGSVITLVLPEQKREMTRLMSDAGINPRTAQIRSSDEELVRLTGARVPSGIPVVMEVPQPTPAKPRTGTKSGGGQGARRRSGGPQGAGSGSASGSGERPRRARGTAGVSAPSGGSAAGGQGRRSGGSGAAGGASARTRTGGGAQGASQGFGQGRRRATGGGAGSGRPSA, encoded by the coding sequence ATGACCAGCTCCAGCTCCGCACGTCCCAGCCGCCGTCCCGTCAGGGGTCGGGGTGCTGCTCAGGGACGTCCGAAGGCTGGCGGCGGCCGGCCCAAGGGCGGTTCCGCCCAGCCTGCCCGGCCGCAGGAATTCACCATGCCGGACCCGATCGCTCCGGCCCTCCCCCCGGTGGCCGCCTTCGCGGACCTCGACATGCCCGCCGCGCTGCTGAAGACCCTCGCCGCGCAGGGTGTCACCGAGCCGTTCCCGATCCAGGCCTCCACCCTCCCGAACTCCCTCGCGGGCCGTGACCTCCTCGGCCGCGGGCGCACCGGCTCCGGCAAGACCCTCGCCTTCGGCCTGGCCCTGCTGGCCCGTACGGCCGGCCGCCGCGCCCAGCCGAAGGCGCCGCTCGCGCTGGTCCTCGTACCGACCCGTGAGCTGGCCCAGCAGGTGACGGACGCGCTGACGCCGTACGCCACCGCCGTGAACCTGCGCATCACCACCGTCGTCGGCGGCATGTCGATCAACCGGCAGTCCGGCGCCCTGCGCCGCGGCGCCGAGGTCCTCGTCGCCACCCCCGGCCGCCTGAAGGACCTCATCGAGCGCGGCGACGCGACCCTCGACCAGGTCTCGATCACGGTCCTCGACGAAGCCGACCAGATGACCGACATGGGCTTCATGCCGCAGGTCACCGCGCTGCTCAAGCAGGTCGAGCCCGGCGGTCAGCGGATGCTCTTCTCCGCGACCCTGGACAAGAACGTCGACAAACTGGTCAAGATGTTCCTGGACGACCCGGTCTCGCACTCCGTGGACCCGTCGGCCGGCGCCGTCACCACGATGGAGCACCACGTCCTGTACGTCATGGACGAGACCGACAAGAAGGCCGTGGCGACGCGTATAGCCGCTCGCGACGGCCGGGTGATCATGTTCGTCGACACCAAGCGCGGGGTCGACCGCATGGTCAAGAAGCTCCTCGCGGACGGCGTCCGCGCCTCCGGCCTGCACGGCGGCCGCTCGCAGCCGCAGCGCAACCGCACCCTCGACTGGTTCAAGACGGGCGAGGTGACCGCCCTGGTCGCCACCAACGTCGCGGCCCGCGGCATCCACATCGACGACCTCGACCTCGTCGTCAACGTGGACCCGCCGACCGACCACAAGGACTACCTGCACCGCGGCGGCCGTACCGCCCGCGCCGGTGAGTCCGGCAGCGTGATCACGCTGGTCCTGCCCGAGCAGAAGCGCGAGATGACCCGGCTCATGTCGGACGCGGGCATCAACCCCCGCACCGCGCAGATCCGCTCCTCGGACGAGGAACTGGTCCGCCTCACCGGCGCCCGCGTGCCCTCCGGCATCCCCGTCGTGATGGAGGTGCCGCAGCCCACCCCGGCCAAGCCCCGCACCGGCACCAAGAGCGGTGGCGGCCAGGGCGCGCGCCGTCGCTCCGGCGGCCCGCAGGGCGCCGGCTCCGGTTCCGCGTCGGGCTCGGGCGAGCGTCCGCGCCGCGCCCGCGGCACGGCCGGCGTCTCCGCGCCCTCCGGCGGCTCCGCCGCCGGTGGCCAGGGCCGCCGCAGCGGTGGCTCCGGCGCGGCGGGCGGCGCGTCCGCCCGCACCCGCACCGGTGGCGGCGCCCAGGGCGCGAGCCAGGGCTTCGGCCAGGGCCGTCGCCGCGCGACCGGCGGCGGCGCCGGTTCGGGCCGTCCCAGCGCCTGA
- a CDS encoding CoA transferase subunit A — protein sequence MSDKTDKIMSPEEVVGRLRSGMTVGIGGWGSRRKPMALVRALLRSEITDLTVISYGGPDVGLLAAAGKIRKLVAAFTTLDSIPLEPHFRAARERGAFDLTEIDEAMFMWGLTAAANRLPFLPVRAGLGSDVMRVNPELRTVTSPYADGEEFVAVPALRMDAALVHVNRADRAGNGQYLGPDPYFDDLFCEAADTAYVSCERLVETAELTRAAAPQTLLIKRHSVTGVVETPHGAHFTTCAPDYERDEPFQKAYAAAAADPAAWAEFTARFLSGNEKAYQSAVQAWHEEQQ from the coding sequence ATGAGCGACAAGACCGACAAGATCATGTCCCCCGAAGAGGTGGTCGGGCGGCTGCGCAGCGGAATGACGGTCGGGATCGGCGGCTGGGGTTCGCGCCGCAAGCCGATGGCCCTGGTCAGAGCACTGCTCCGGTCCGAGATCACCGATCTCACCGTGATCTCCTACGGCGGGCCCGACGTCGGCCTGCTGGCCGCGGCCGGGAAGATCCGCAAGCTGGTGGCCGCCTTCACCACCCTCGACTCCATCCCCCTCGAACCCCACTTCCGGGCCGCCCGCGAACGCGGCGCCTTCGACCTCACCGAGATCGACGAGGCCATGTTCATGTGGGGCCTGACCGCCGCCGCGAACCGGCTGCCCTTCCTCCCCGTCCGGGCCGGCCTCGGCTCCGACGTGATGCGGGTCAACCCCGAGCTGCGCACGGTCACCTCCCCCTACGCCGACGGCGAGGAGTTCGTCGCCGTACCCGCCCTGCGCATGGACGCGGCCCTGGTCCACGTGAACCGCGCCGACCGCGCGGGCAACGGCCAGTACCTGGGCCCCGACCCGTACTTCGACGACCTCTTCTGCGAGGCAGCCGACACGGCGTACGTCTCCTGCGAACGCCTCGTCGAGACCGCCGAGCTGACCCGCGCGGCCGCCCCGCAGACCCTGCTGATCAAGCGGCACTCGGTCACCGGGGTCGTCGAGACCCCGCACGGCGCGCACTTCACCACCTGCGCCCCCGACTACGAGCGCGACGAGCCCTTCCAGAAGGCGTACGCCGCCGCGGCCGCCGATCCGGCCGCCTGGGCGGAGTTCACCGCCCGCTTCCTGTCCGGCAACGAGAAGGCCTACCAGTCCGCCGTCCAGGCCTGGCACGAGGAGCAGCAGTGA
- a CDS encoding SDR family oxidoreductase → MGIAADRVVIVTGAGRGLGRAHALAFAAEGARVVVNDLGVGLDGLPGPDSPAALVVAEIRALGGEAVAHGGDIATAGGAASLVECALDAFGRLDTLVNNAGFLRDRMLVNLDEDDWDAVMRVHVKGHFLPLKHAAAHWRAESKAGREVAARVVNTSSGAGLLGSVGQGNYSAAKAGILGLTLVAAAEMGRYGVQVNAIAPAARTRMTEAAFADTMAAPLPGAFDAMAPENVSPLVVWLGSDASAGVTGRVFESEGGRITVMEGWRPGPTADRGSRWTPAEAGEAAAKLLSASEPPHPVYGAR, encoded by the coding sequence ATGGGCATTGCCGCTGACCGGGTAGTGATCGTGACGGGCGCGGGGCGGGGGCTGGGCCGGGCCCACGCGCTGGCCTTCGCGGCGGAGGGGGCGCGGGTCGTCGTCAACGACCTCGGGGTCGGCCTCGACGGCCTGCCGGGGCCGGACAGCCCGGCCGCGCTGGTGGTGGCGGAGATCCGCGCGCTGGGCGGCGAGGCGGTGGCCCACGGCGGGGACATCGCGACGGCCGGGGGCGCGGCCTCGCTGGTCGAGTGCGCGCTCGACGCCTTCGGGCGGCTCGACACGCTGGTCAACAACGCCGGGTTCCTGCGGGACCGGATGCTCGTGAACCTGGACGAGGACGACTGGGACGCGGTCATGCGGGTCCACGTGAAGGGGCACTTCCTGCCGCTCAAGCACGCGGCGGCGCACTGGCGGGCCGAGTCCAAGGCGGGCCGCGAGGTGGCGGCCCGGGTCGTCAACACCTCGTCCGGGGCCGGGCTGCTGGGCTCCGTCGGCCAGGGCAACTACAGCGCGGCCAAGGCGGGGATCCTCGGCCTGACCCTGGTCGCGGCGGCGGAGATGGGGCGGTACGGGGTCCAGGTCAACGCGATAGCCCCGGCGGCGCGGACGAGGATGACGGAGGCGGCCTTCGCGGACACCATGGCGGCCCCTCTCCCCGGAGCCTTCGACGCGATGGCCCCGGAGAACGTCTCCCCGCTGGTGGTGTGGCTCGGCTCCGACGCCTCGGCGGGGGTCACGGGCCGAGTCTTCGAATCAGAAGGCGGCCGTATCACCGTAATGGAGGGCTGGCGCCCGGGCCCCACCGCCGACCGCGGGTCCCGCTGGACCCCCGCGGAAGCGGGCGAGGCGGCCGCGAAACTCCTCTCCGCCTCCGAGCCCCCGCACCCGGTGTACGGGGCCCGGTAG